In Macadamia integrifolia cultivar HAES 741 unplaced genomic scaffold, SCU_Mint_v3 scaffold453, whole genome shotgun sequence, a genomic segment contains:
- the LOC122068727 gene encoding thymidine kinase-like: MEPSRLSSGEIHVIIGPMFAGKTTALFRGIQAASNNGRNVAVIKSNKDTRYGLDSAVTHDGVKLPCFSLADLSSLKEKIGVQAYEKLDVIGIDEAQFFEDLYDFCCKAADNDGKTVILAGLDGDYLRRSFGSVLDVVPLADSVTKLTARCEFCGKRAFFTLRKTKDTQAELIGGADIYMPVCRQHYINGHVVNEAGRVVMKSQKIQ; encoded by the exons ATGGAGCCTTCTCGATTGTCTTCTGGGGAGATTCATGTCATCATCGGCCCAATGTTTGCAGGAAAAACTACGGCTCTCTTCCGTGGCATCCAGGCTGCAAGCAATAATGGAAG AAATGTAGCAGTGATAAAATCGAACAAGGATACAAGATATGGATTGGACTCCGCTGTGACCCATGATGGGGTGAAGCTGCCATGTTTTTCCTTGGCTGATCTATcatcattgaaagaaaaaattggagTCCAAGCTTATGAAAAG CTCGATGTGATAGGGATTGATGAGGCTCAATTTTTTGAAGACCTTTATGATTTCTGTTGTAAGGCAGCTGACAATGATGGGAAGACAGTAATTCTTGCTGGTCTTGATGGTGACTACTTGAG GAGGAGCTTTGGTTCAGTGCTTGATGTTGTACCTTTGGCTGATTCTGTAACCAAATTAACTGCTCGATGTGAATTCTGCGGTAAGCGTGCTTTCTTTACCTTAAGGAAGACGAAGGATACACAGGCAGAACTGATTGGTGGGGCTGATATCTATATGCCGGTCTGTCGACAACACTATATCAATGGACATGTAGTTAATGAAGCTGGAAGGGTTGTCATGAAGTCTCAAAAGATTCAGTAA